A genomic stretch from Candidatus Latescibacterota bacterium includes:
- a CDS encoding Hsp20/alpha crystallin family protein yields the protein MTLIKWKPQHTAMNDFDRFWSEFMGARPCVDGDCAPATLWSPRVDIAETDKQFEIHVELPGLEKGDISLKVEDGLLTVSGERKTEQEESGRRFRRVERLYGRFQRSFRLPKEADADRIEAEFKNGLLVVSIGKAESVAGREIQVR from the coding sequence ATGACTCTCATCAAGTGGAAGCCCCAGCACACCGCCATGAACGACTTCGACCGCTTCTGGAGCGAGTTCATGGGCGCCCGGCCCTGCGTCGACGGCGACTGCGCCCCGGCCACCCTCTGGAGCCCGCGCGTGGACATCGCCGAGACCGACAAGCAGTTCGAGATCCACGTGGAGTTGCCCGGCCTGGAGAAGGGTGACATCAGCCTCAAGGTGGAGGACGGCCTGCTCACCGTGAGCGGCGAGCGCAAGACCGAGCAGGAGGAGAGCGGCCGCCGGTTCCGCCGCGTGGAGCGCCTCTATGGCCGCTTCCAGCGCAGCTTCCGCCTGCCCAAGGAGGCCGACGCCGACAGGATCGAGGCCGAGTTCAAGAACGGTCTGCTGGTCGTGAGCATCGGCAAGGCCGAGTCGGTGGCCGGCCGCGAGATCCAGGTCCGCTAG